One part of the Treponema peruense genome encodes these proteins:
- a CDS encoding restriction endonuclease subunit S, with protein MRTHKIEHAPMVRLGDLIELCDERNSEGKYGIDDVRGISIEKKLIFTKADMNGVSLNPYKVMQPNDFCYVTVTSRNGGKISLAMNDTDSTFILSSSYIIFRSKDENILLPEYLYLLLSRTEFDRYSRFNSWGSARETFDWSEMCRVQIPLPSIETQKELVAVYNGLKELAEENEKLLKPLEESCQAFIVDCKKKYPSKELGNYIEECDERNESGKYTLDDVRGISNLKELIETKADMNGVSLTSYKLLKPKEFSYVSVTSRNGDKISIAINNTEQTFIVSSSYINFKVYKNDELLPEFLFTLLNRDSFNLYSRFNSWGSARETFDWSEMCRVQIPVPPLEIQQKIVDLYNCYEECKRISTTAREKIKNLCPALVQKAAHSE; from the coding sequence ATGAGAACACATAAGATTGAACATGCACCAATGGTAAGACTTGGGGATTTGATAGAACTTTGTGATGAGCGTAATAGCGAAGGTAAATACGGAATTGATGATGTTCGCGGAATTAGTATTGAAAAAAAATTGATTTTTACAAAAGCTGATATGAATGGCGTTTCCTTAAATCCATATAAAGTAATGCAGCCTAATGATTTTTGTTATGTAACTGTAACTTCAAGAAATGGTGGAAAAATTTCTCTTGCAATGAATGATACTGATTCAACATTTATTCTTTCCTCGTCATACATTATTTTTCGTTCAAAAGATGAAAACATACTTTTACCAGAGTATTTGTATTTACTTTTAAGCAGAACTGAATTTGACAGATATTCACGTTTTAATTCCTGGGGAAGTGCTCGTGAAACTTTTGACTGGTCGGAAATGTGCCGAGTTCAAATCCCGCTTCCGTCAATTGAAACACAAAAAGAACTTGTGGCGGTTTATAACGGACTCAAAGAACTCGCAGAAGAAAACGAAAAACTCTTAAAACCTCTGGAAGAAAGCTGCCAGGCATTTATTGTGGACTGCAAGAAAAAGTATCCGTCCAAAGAATTAGGAAATTATATAGAAGAATGTGACGAACGAAATGAATCTGGAAAATATACATTGGACGATGTTCGTGGAATTAGCAATTTAAAAGAACTGATTGAAACAAAAGCAGATATGAATGGAGTTTCTTTAACTTCATATAAATTATTAAAACCAAAAGAGTTTTCTTATGTTTCCGTAACTTCAAGAAATGGAGATAAGATTTCTATAGCTATAAATAATACAGAACAGACCTTTATTGTTTCTTCCTCTTACATAAATTTTAAAGTATATAAAAATGATGAATTGCTACCTGAGTTTTTGTTTACTTTGTTGAATCGTGATTCTTTCAATTTATATTCTCGATTTAATTCCTGGGGAAGTGCTCGTGAAACTTTTGACTGGTCGGAAATGTGCCGAGTTCAAATCCCCGTTCCACCGCTCGAAATTCAGCAAAAAATCGTAGACCTCTATAACTGCTACGAAGAATGTAAACGCATTTCAACTACAGCTCGTGAAAAAATAAAAAACTTGTGCCCTGCATTAGTGCAGAAAGCAGCACATTCAGAGTAG
- a CDS encoding type I restriction endonuclease subunit R: MPKLKQYNGRFCEYDFENIFIQYLEDAGWTYQAGDDVARSKLDETLILDDLKSFLKNTNPDLAEDDINQITDSMRLIGGQSQFETLHKAYNFFVDGMQYTPLDGIARTINFIDFEKPEKNIFKVVNQFTVEYVNNNEKKNRRPDILLYVNGFPLCIIELKNPADDKATIHDAFEQITVRYWRDIPHLLHYCPLACISDGVKTRLGTVKTPYEHFYTWRRINDNESIADSSLDEFECLVYGVYAPDRFLEIFRDYVYFQDKIFDSNEVEIVCRYPQFFATRLLRESIKKSVVEHTGKGGTYFGATGCGKTYTMAFLARQLSLRCQKELGSPTILMIVDRDDLQKQGIKLFGKSKEFLSLGEVKVVKTRKELRNELKTRESGGFYITTIQKFCDRKDDPIGEINTRSNIICFSDEAHRTQLENAKQIKFTKDADQNMKALISKPYAKVLREALPNATFVGFTGTPIDETYQTFGEEIDRYTMDQAVADGLTVPIKYHPRIAKVLADPATVAKIEAYYKKCADDGATAEDIKASKEAMSSMEVILGEKGRLSKLAIDIHDDFTSRCEKDPERVQKAMIVCANRKIAYDLLCQFKEKYPEWFVEKKHPDGMIVKPEVFSELEEMPCIAMVASVGANDKEDMYNYLGGVKNDERSDKLDAAFKQPESNLRLVIVVDMWITGFSVDTLTYMYNDKPLQKHGLIQTISRVNRKYPGKNFGLIIDYIGIRDNMLEAMKVYGGGSGGGGPSGDDIEQATEIFREYLEIVKLLFREFDLEPFIDPHTTDIQRYKLLNLAAEYVYKSTEELNLENKGTKAAKKVSFKTYFLNTVKRLRAAYDICQPSGELSDEESALAQSFMAIAGFVRKMSGSTDLDTDSMNKYVSTMVEEALKYSNVESILQEGDQIDILGPEFLDRLADIKMPATRLEVLMKLLRKKITEYGKVNKASAKKYKEMLDETIALYHDRRKQLSAKEAGDTQDITADQIIKNATIQAENILKELNEDKERFRKLGLTFEEMAFYDILIKMRDEKDFEYGEDVFDADAGIMVNKKIQKLAKKIKELIDLKSSFTDWLNNINVRNQLKSDIKFCLFDNGYPPIYSQEVFNQVMDQVENYKTFEEE; this comes from the coding sequence ATGCCAAAGTTAAAACAATATAATGGAAGATTTTGTGAATATGATTTTGAAAATATCTTCATTCAGTATCTTGAAGATGCAGGGTGGACTTACCAGGCTGGGGATGATGTTGCCCGTTCAAAACTGGATGAAACACTTATTCTTGATGATTTAAAATCATTCCTCAAAAACACAAATCCCGATTTAGCAGAAGACGATATAAATCAGATAACTGACTCTATGCGACTTATCGGCGGTCAGTCTCAGTTTGAAACTTTGCACAAAGCCTATAACTTTTTTGTTGACGGAATGCAGTACACTCCTTTAGATGGAATTGCCAGGACTATCAACTTTATTGATTTTGAAAAACCAGAAAAAAATATTTTCAAAGTTGTTAATCAGTTCACGGTTGAATATGTAAATAATAACGAAAAGAAAAATCGCCGTCCAGATATTTTGCTTTATGTTAATGGTTTTCCACTTTGTATTATTGAACTAAAAAATCCTGCAGACGACAAAGCTACAATTCACGATGCTTTTGAACAGATTACAGTCCGCTACTGGCGTGATATTCCTCATCTTTTGCATTATTGTCCTCTTGCATGCATTAGTGACGGAGTGAAAACAAGACTTGGAACTGTAAAAACTCCGTATGAGCATTTTTATACATGGCGCCGAATTAATGACAATGAGTCGATTGCAGATTCTTCTTTAGATGAATTTGAATGCTTGGTTTATGGTGTTTATGCTCCGGATCGGTTCCTTGAAATTTTCAGAGATTATGTATACTTCCAGGATAAGATTTTTGATTCAAATGAAGTTGAAATTGTATGCCGTTATCCGCAATTTTTTGCAACAAGACTTTTACGAGAAAGTATAAAAAAATCTGTAGTTGAACATACTGGAAAAGGTGGTACATATTTTGGTGCTACCGGTTGTGGAAAAACTTACACAATGGCTTTTCTTGCCCGTCAGCTTTCTCTCAGATGTCAGAAAGAACTTGGTTCTCCAACAATTTTAATGATAGTTGACCGTGATGATCTTCAAAAACAGGGAATCAAATTATTTGGAAAATCAAAAGAGTTTTTGAGTCTTGGTGAAGTAAAAGTTGTAAAGACTCGCAAAGAACTTCGCAATGAATTAAAAACCCGAGAATCTGGTGGATTCTACATCACTACAATCCAGAAGTTCTGTGACAGGAAAGATGACCCGATTGGCGAAATAAATACACGCAGCAACATTATCTGTTTTAGTGATGAAGCTCATCGTACTCAGCTTGAAAATGCAAAACAGATTAAGTTTACAAAAGATGCTGACCAGAACATGAAAGCGTTGATTTCAAAACCGTATGCAAAAGTTTTGAGAGAAGCACTTCCAAATGCAACTTTTGTTGGTTTTACAGGAACTCCGATTGATGAAACTTATCAGACTTTTGGTGAAGAAATTGACCGCTATACAATGGATCAGGCTGTAGCCGACGGACTTACAGTTCCAATTAAATATCATCCTCGAATTGCAAAAGTTCTGGCAGACCCTGCAACTGTTGCAAAAATTGAAGCCTATTACAAAAAATGCGCAGACGACGGTGCCACTGCCGAAGACATAAAGGCAAGTAAAGAAGCTATGAGTTCCATGGAAGTTATTCTTGGAGAAAAGGGGAGACTTTCAAAACTCGCCATTGATATTCATGATGACTTTACCAGCCGATGTGAAAAAGATCCGGAACGTGTTCAGAAAGCAATGATTGTTTGTGCAAACAGGAAAATTGCCTATGATCTTTTGTGTCAGTTCAAAGAAAAGTATCCCGAATGGTTTGTTGAAAAAAAGCACCCGGACGGAATGATTGTAAAACCAGAGGTCTTTTCTGAACTTGAAGAAATGCCGTGTATCGCTATGGTTGCCAGTGTTGGGGCCAATGACAAAGAAGATATGTACAACTATCTTGGTGGCGTAAAGAACGATGAACGCAGCGATAAACTGGACGCAGCTTTTAAACAGCCAGAGTCAAATCTTCGTCTTGTTATCGTTGTTGATATGTGGATTACTGGTTTTAGCGTAGATACTTTGACTTATATGTATAATGACAAGCCTCTTCAAAAACATGGTCTTATTCAGACTATCAGCCGAGTAAACAGAAAATATCCTGGCAAAAATTTTGGTCTTATCATTGACTATATTGGTATCCGCGACAATATGCTTGAAGCTATGAAAGTTTATGGTGGTGGAAGCGGAGGTGGTGGGCCTTCTGGAGATGATATCGAACAGGCAACAGAAATCTTCCGTGAATATTTAGAAATTGTAAAATTACTTTTCAGGGAATTTGACTTAGAACCATTCATTGATCCGCATACAACAGATATTCAGCGTTATAAACTTTTGAACCTTGCTGCAGAATATGTTTATAAATCGACAGAAGAATTAAATCTTGAAAATAAAGGAACAAAAGCTGCCAAAAAAGTTTCTTTTAAAACATATTTCTTGAATACTGTAAAACGTCTTAGAGCAGCATATGATATCTGTCAGCCATCAGGAGAACTTTCAGACGAAGAATCTGCTTTAGCCCAAAGTTTTATGGCAATTGCGGGATTTGTCCGAAAAATGAGTGGATCAACTGATTTGGACACAGATTCAATGAATAAGTATGTTTCTACGATGGTTGAAGAAGCTCTTAAGTACAGTAATGTTGAAAGTATTCTTCAGGAAGGAGATCAGATAGATATCCTTGGTCCAGAATTTCTTGATCGGTTGGCTGATATAAAAATGCCGGCCACTCGCCTTGAAGTTCTTATGAAACTTCTTCGCAAGAAGATTACTGAATACGGAAAAGTAAATAAAGCTTCAGCAAAAAAATACAAAGAAATGCTGGATGAAACAATTGCCCTATATCATGACAGAAGAAAACAGTTGTCAGCCAAAGAAGCTGGTGATACACAGGATATTACTGCAGATCAGATTATAAAAAATGCAACAATCCAGGCAGAAAACATTCTTAAAGAATTGAACGAAGATAAAGAGCGTTTTAGAAAACTTGGGCTTACATTTGAAGAAATGGCATTCTACGATATTTTGATAAAAATGCGTGATGAAAAGGACTTTGAATACGGTGAAGATGTTTTTGATGCTGATGCAGGCATAATGGTAAACAAAAAAATCCAAAAACTTGCAAAAAAGATAAAGGAACTTATTGATCTTAAATCCAGTTTTACAGACTGGTTGAATAACATTAATGTTCGTAATCAACTTAAATCCGATATTAAGTTTTGTTTGTTTGATAACGGATATCCACCAATTTATTCACAGGAAGTGTTCAATCAGGTAATGGATCAGGTAGAAAACTATAAAACATTTGAGGAAGAATAA
- a CDS encoding ABC transporter ATP-binding protein, with amino-acid sequence MTTKKDSSFYNSNPLKIFFSYYRPHLKYFVLDMICATLIALIDISFPVVTKYAIDSIIPNQNFKFFAVFCLAIFATFLLRKLFTWFVNYWGHYFGVLVETDMRRDVFSHLEEQSFSFYDKNRTGKLMSRATTDLFEITELAHHGPEDFLISILTLIGSFVLLLKIRVELAVIVFIFVPLTILVTILSRKKLSESSKNVKETTSEINANLESSISGIRVTKVFTNEEYEKKRFENENKNFLNAKKIFYKNMSNFHSNVEFFMNLLSLLVLVLGGFFIMNGKMLISDLVAANLFIQAFSSPIRRLTFFVEQFTTGMAGFKRFLEIMKVDTSIKESQGAKEISFSRGNIKFENVSFSYTDGIEVLKNINLDIHSGQKFALVGLSGGGKSTICNLLPRFYDITEGKILLDGIDTKLITLKSLRKQIGVVQQDVFLFAGTIKENISYGKIGATDEEIIAAAKKAEIHEDILKMPNGYDTIVGERGIKLSGGQKQRVSIARCFLKNPPILILDEATSALDTATEIKIQHSFDALSKGRTTLIIAHRLSTIQNADCIAVVGEKEILETGTHAELLAKNGAYAKLYAPL; translated from the coding sequence ATGACAACAAAAAAAGATTCTTCTTTTTATAATTCAAATCCGTTAAAAATATTTTTTTCTTATTACAGGCCGCATTTAAAATATTTTGTACTTGATATGATTTGTGCCACGCTGATTGCGCTGATTGATATTTCTTTTCCTGTTGTAACAAAATATGCAATTGACTCGATTATTCCGAATCAGAACTTTAAATTCTTTGCAGTTTTCTGCCTGGCGATTTTTGCAACTTTTTTGCTAAGAAAATTATTCACCTGGTTTGTAAATTACTGGGGACATTATTTTGGAGTGCTTGTCGAAACTGATATGCGCCGTGATGTTTTTTCTCATCTTGAAGAACAGAGTTTTTCTTTTTATGACAAAAACAGAACAGGAAAACTAATGAGCCGCGCGACAACTGATCTTTTTGAAATTACAGAACTTGCGCACCACGGTCCTGAAGATTTTTTGATTTCAATTTTAACTTTAATCGGTTCATTTGTTTTACTTTTAAAAATCCGCGTTGAACTTGCAGTTATAGTTTTTATTTTTGTTCCGCTTACAATTTTAGTTACGATTTTATCGCGCAAAAAACTTTCTGAATCTTCCAAAAATGTAAAAGAAACAACTTCTGAAATTAACGCAAATCTTGAATCTAGCATTTCGGGCATTCGTGTTACAAAAGTTTTTACAAATGAAGAATACGAAAAAAAGCGTTTTGAAAATGAAAACAAAAATTTTCTGAATGCAAAAAAAATATTTTATAAAAATATGTCAAACTTTCATTCCAATGTAGAATTTTTTATGAATCTTTTGAGCCTTTTGGTTTTGGTTCTTGGCGGCTTTTTTATTATGAATGGGAAAATGCTTATTTCTGATCTGGTGGCTGCAAATCTTTTTATTCAGGCTTTTTCTTCTCCGATAAGGCGGCTTACTTTTTTTGTTGAACAGTTTACAACCGGAATGGCAGGCTTTAAACGCTTTCTTGAAATTATGAAAGTTGACACTTCAATTAAAGAATCACAAGGTGCAAAAGAAATTTCTTTTTCGCGCGGAAACATTAAATTTGAAAATGTAAGTTTTTCGTATACAGACGGAATTGAAGTTTTAAAAAATATAAATCTTGATATTCATTCGGGACAGAAGTTTGCGCTCGTGGGACTTTCTGGTGGCGGAAAATCTACAATCTGTAATCTGCTTCCGCGTTTTTATGATATTACTGAAGGAAAAATTCTGCTCGACGGAATTGATACAAAACTCATTACACTTAAATCTTTGCGTAAACAAATAGGTGTTGTCCAGCAGGATGTATTTTTATTTGCAGGAACAATCAAAGAAAATATCTCTTACGGAAAAATCGGCGCAACTGATGAAGAAATAATTGCAGCAGCAAAAAAAGCAGAAATTCACGAAGACATTTTAAAAATGCCGAACGGTTATGACACAATTGTAGGTGAACGCGGAATAAAACTTTCTGGCGGACAGAAGCAGCGTGTTTCGATTGCAAGATGTTTTTTGAAAAATCCTCCTATACTGATTCTGGACGAAGCAACAAGCGCACTTGATACAGCAACAGAAATAAAAATCCAGCATTCATTCGATGCACTTTCAAAAGGAAGAACAACTTTGATTATTGCACACAGGCTTTCTACAATTCAAAACGCAGACTGCATAGCCGTTGTAGGCGAAAAAGAAATTCTAGAAACAGGAACACACGCAGAATTACTTGCAAAAAACGGCGCCTATGCAAAACTTTATGCTCCGTTATAA
- a CDS encoding M48 family metallopeptidase: MDFTNIFVILFTAGTVFDFALNQFLEFTDYSSRKKNGTKVPAEIKGLIDEATLKKTCSYENAKYFMWIPRAVLMLILDFVLVFCGFYVQLFNFFWSATNNIYLTAIAFVFLSSIPSDLLELPFELADEFSIEKKFGFSNMSFKMWICDRIKSLAVNLIVSVPLLCAACALLSHAGSWWWFLLGTIFVVLSLGMSFVYPVWIAPLFNKFTPLEDAELKQRIEKLFEQNGFRTSGVFIMDASKRSRHSNAYFTGFGKTKRIVLYDTLVEQLTAPQIEAVLAHELGHYKHRHIIKRMCVSIPLVYAVLFAASIIVRKTCLYTGFGFEPATDSNGSVGSYIQIVGFFLLSLSLGGFSKLQSLVANAFSRRDEFEADAFSAKICHSGKPLAEALIKLNKENLTELTPPRIYCMFNYSHPPLLERIRAVEAAEEKAESKN; the protein is encoded by the coding sequence ATGGACTTTACCAACATTTTTGTAATTCTCTTTACCGCAGGAACAGTTTTTGACTTTGCGCTGAATCAGTTTCTTGAATTTACCGATTATTCGTCGCGCAAAAAAAATGGTACAAAAGTTCCGGCAGAAATAAAAGGACTTATTGACGAGGCAACTCTTAAAAAAACATGCAGCTATGAAAATGCAAAATATTTCATGTGGATTCCGCGTGCAGTTCTCATGCTGATTTTGGACTTTGTTCTGGTATTCTGCGGTTTTTACGTTCAGCTGTTCAATTTTTTCTGGTCTGCAACGAACAATATTTATCTTACGGCAATTGCATTTGTGTTTCTTTCTTCCATTCCGTCTGATTTACTGGAACTCCCGTTTGAACTCGCTGATGAATTCAGCATAGAAAAAAAATTCGGATTCAGCAACATGAGCTTTAAAATGTGGATTTGTGACCGGATTAAATCGCTTGCCGTTAATCTGATTGTTTCGGTCCCGCTTTTGTGTGCTGCATGTGCACTTCTTTCCCATGCCGGCAGCTGGTGGTGGTTTCTTTTGGGAACAATTTTTGTTGTACTTTCGCTGGGTATGAGTTTTGTTTACCCCGTGTGGATTGCACCTTTGTTCAATAAGTTTACGCCCCTCGAAGACGCAGAACTCAAACAAAGAATTGAAAAACTTTTTGAACAGAATGGATTCAGAACCAGCGGCGTTTTTATTATGGACGCATCAAAAAGAAGCAGGCACAGCAACGCATATTTTACCGGCTTTGGAAAAACGAAGCGCATTGTTCTTTACGACACTCTCGTTGAACAGCTTACAGCCCCGCAGATTGAAGCTGTTCTTGCACACGAACTGGGACACTACAAGCACAGGCACATTATAAAAAGAATGTGTGTTTCTATTCCGCTTGTATATGCCGTTTTGTTTGCAGCAAGCATTATTGTACGCAAAACCTGTCTTTACACAGGCTTTGGTTTTGAACCGGCAACAGACAGCAACGGCAGCGTTGGCTCTTATATTCAGATTGTGGGATTTTTCCTGCTGAGCCTGAGTCTGGGCGGATTTTCTAAACTGCAGTCGCTTGTTGCAAATGCATTCAGCCGGCGCGATGAATTTGAAGCAGACGCATTTTCTGCAAAGATTTGTCACAGCGGCAAACCACTCGCAGAGGCTCTTATTAAACTGAATAAGGAAAATCTTACGGAACTTACGCCGCCCAGAATTTACTGCATGTTCAATTACAGCCATCCGCCGCTTTTGGAAAGAATACGTGCAGTAGAAGCTGCAGAAGAAAAGGCAGAATCCAAAAACTGA
- a CDS encoding dihydroorotase — MLLIYNARLVDKNIDIKNSAVLIEKNKIAGFPSKTNVQMLLKDPKVSSFNARGLTLMPSFIDMHAHFRDPGLTQKEDIETGSKAAAAGGYGLLVLMPNTNPVISSQEAALANDKKAADLGFADVIQSVSITKDFDGKTISHLEELNAKSVPVITEDGKEVADSDIMFRAMCTAAKKKLIVACHCEDPSLAAAARPLRKEALEQASADKGRAVKLLKQADEILQLAEDCATFRNIRLAEQSGCRLHLCHVSTAKCIEAVHRAKKEGIKVTCEITPHHLGLSENKTNIFHIVNPPLRSESDRKALVKALLDGTADVISTDHAPHTSEDKAAGSPGFSGLETSFAVCNTVLVKQNGMKLKKLSELMSAKPAEILGIKNRGLLQEGFDASLVLVDPDRQWTVRGEEFASKGKYTPLEGKKLTGTISATFLHGKIVYQE; from the coding sequence ATGCTTCTTATTTACAATGCGCGTCTGGTCGACAAAAATATTGATATAAAAAATTCGGCGGTTCTGATAGAAAAAAACAAAATTGCCGGTTTTCCTTCAAAGACAAATGTACAAATGCTTCTTAAAGATCCCAAAGTTTCGTCTTTTAACGCACGCGGCCTTACGCTCATGCCGTCTTTTATAGATATGCACGCGCACTTCAGAGACCCGGGACTTACGCAGAAAGAAGACATTGAAACAGGTTCAAAAGCAGCTGCAGCCGGAGGATACGGACTTCTTGTTCTTATGCCCAATACAAATCCAGTTATTTCTTCACAGGAAGCCGCACTTGCAAACGACAAAAAAGCCGCAGATCTTGGTTTTGCAGATGTGATTCAGAGTGTAAGCATAACAAAAGACTTCGACGGAAAAACCATTTCCCATCTCGAAGAACTGAATGCAAAATCGGTTCCGGTTATTACAGAAGATGGAAAAGAAGTTGCAGACTCAGACATAATGTTCCGCGCAATGTGCACCGCTGCAAAAAAGAAGCTCATTGTTGCATGTCACTGCGAAGATCCTTCACTTGCAGCGGCGGCCCGTCCGTTAAGAAAAGAAGCGCTTGAACAGGCATCCGCAGACAAAGGACGTGCAGTAAAACTTCTTAAACAGGCAGATGAAATTCTGCAGCTTGCCGAAGACTGCGCTACGTTCAGAAACATACGTCTTGCAGAACAGTCAGGCTGCCGCCTTCACTTGTGCCACGTAAGTACTGCAAAATGCATTGAAGCCGTACACCGCGCAAAAAAAGAAGGAATAAAAGTAACATGCGAAATCACGCCGCATCATCTTGGGCTTTCAGAAAACAAGACAAATATTTTTCATATCGTAAACCCGCCTTTAAGAAGTGAATCAGACAGAAAAGCGCTGGTTAAAGCTCTTTTAGACGGAACCGCGGACGTAATTTCTACTGACCACGCGCCTCACACCAGTGAAGACAAGGCAGCAGGCAGTCCAGGATTCAGCGGGCTTGAAACTTCATTTGCAGTCTGCAATACGGTTCTTGTAAAACAAAACGGAATGAAACTTAAAAAACTGTCCGAACTTATGTCGGCAAAGCCCGCAGAAATTCTTGGAATAAAAAACAGGGGACTTCTGCAAGAAGGGTTCGACGCAAGTCTTGTTCTGGTAGATCCCGACAGGCAGTGGACAGTCCGCGGTGAAGAATTTGCCAGCAAAGGAAAATATACTCCGCTTGAAGGAAAAAAACTTACAGGAACAATCTCAGCCACTTTCCTTCACGGAAAAATAGTTTACCAGGAATAG
- a CDS encoding aspartate carbamoyltransferase regulatory subunit: MINIAEIKNGLVIDHIQAGTGWKVFKWLGLDKANFSTALIMNAASKKSERKDMIKIDNIINIDYSVLGYIDANITVNVIQDSKIVRKIKMSLPDKIEGVIECKNPRCITMTEHYVPQEFHLVNREKQEYRCVYCDALYKSGTIGMVGEE, from the coding sequence ATGATTAACATTGCAGAAATAAAAAACGGACTTGTTATTGATCACATTCAGGCAGGAACAGGCTGGAAAGTTTTTAAGTGGCTGGGCCTCGACAAGGCAAACTTTTCTACTGCACTTATTATGAATGCGGCTTCAAAGAAAAGCGAACGCAAAGATATGATCAAAATAGACAACATAATCAACATAGATTACAGCGTACTCGGTTATATCGATGCAAATATTACTGTAAACGTCATTCAGGATTCAAAGATTGTGCGCAAAATAAAAATGTCACTTCCCGACAAGATTGAAGGCGTTATTGAATGCAAAAATCCGCGCTGCATTACAATGACAGAACATTATGTTCCGCAGGAATTCCACCTAGTAAACCGCGAGAAACAGGAATACAGATGCGTCTACTGCGATGCACTTTATAAATCTGGAACAATAGGAATGGTCGGAGAAGAATAA
- the pyrB gene encoding aspartate carbamoyltransferase, which yields MLKGRHLIEPGDLSINEIEEICSLAEQIIVDPVSFQDVCRGKILATLFFEPSTRTRLSFEAAMLHLGGTVEGFADASYTSSSKGETLADTIRVVSSYVDVIAMRSPKEGAALLASKYSTVPVINAGDGGHYHPTQTLTDLLTIRALQGGLENHTIGFCGDLKFGRTVHSLAKAMSRYRNNKFVFISPEELKVPEYITEDILKPAGIEYTTAERLEDVIGDLDILYMTRVQKERFFNEQDYIRLKDSYILDRDKMKLAKQDMIVLHPLPRVNEIAPEVDDDPRAAYFKQVKYGMFARMALMAKLTGCL from the coding sequence ATGTTAAAAGGACGGCATCTTATAGAGCCCGGCGATCTGAGTATTAATGAAATCGAAGAAATTTGTTCACTTGCCGAACAGATTATTGTAGATCCTGTTTCTTTTCAAGACGTGTGTCGCGGGAAAATTCTTGCGACACTTTTTTTTGAGCCTAGCACCAGAACAAGGCTTTCTTTTGAGGCCGCAATGCTTCATCTTGGCGGGACAGTGGAAGGCTTTGCAGATGCAAGCTACACTTCTTCGTCAAAGGGCGAAACCCTTGCAGACACAATACGTGTTGTAAGTTCGTATGTTGACGTAATTGCAATGCGTTCTCCAAAAGAAGGAGCCGCACTTCTAGCTTCAAAATACAGCACAGTTCCTGTAATAAATGCAGGCGATGGCGGACACTATCACCCTACACAGACTCTTACCGACCTTCTTACAATCCGCGCGCTTCAAGGCGGCCTTGAAAACCACACAATCGGTTTCTGCGGTGACCTTAAGTTTGGACGCACAGTTCATTCGCTGGCAAAGGCAATGAGCCGCTACAGAAACAACAAGTTTGTATTCATAAGCCCGGAAGAACTTAAAGTTCCTGAATATATAACAGAAGACATTCTTAAACCTGCAGGAATAGAATACACAACAGCCGAACGCCTCGAAGACGTTATCGGCGATTTGGACATTCTTTACATGACGCGTGTTCAGAAAGAGAGGTTCTTTAACGAACAGGACTATATCCGCCTTAAGGACAGTTATATTCTTGACCGCGACAAAATGAAGCTTGCAAAACAGGACATGATTGTTCTGCATCCTCTTCCGCGTGTAAATGAAATTGCTCCTGAAGTAGACGATGACCCGCGCGCAGCTTACTTTAAGCAGGTAAAATACGGAATGTTTGCACGCATGGCTCTCATGGCAAAACTGACAGGATGTCTCTGA